A single Drosophila miranda strain MSH22 chromosome XR, D.miranda_PacBio2.1, whole genome shotgun sequence DNA region contains:
- the LOC108151384 gene encoding E3 ubiquitin-protein ligase Nedd-4 isoform X10: MSARSSGSVAAVAAMSAAASSSSAAASGGDVPRPPPRRRAASVAGQQQTRQEFGNGHTPRRSLAAVNDSGDSCHLRIVVLSGQSLAKKDIFGASDPYVRIDLNTINGDINIDSVLTKTKKKTLNPSWNEEFIFRVKPSEHKLVFQVFDENRLTRDDFLGMVELTLVNLPTEQEGRTIGDQGYTLRPRRSVGAKSRIKGYLKIYHAFIRETREQSEPSSSNSDGEWEHVEATNASDTSAQPHPFPTGGNDALPAGWEERQDANGRTYYVNHTARTTQWERPTVLNSNSGQSADQLASDFQRRFHISVDETETGRSANEDNDHTDSHNSSEISAPPTRRNSEEDNAAVPPQDQNAGGEEEALPPRWSMQVAPNGRTFFIDHASRRTTWIDPRNGRASPMPNQTRRVEDDLGPLPEGWEERVHTDGRVFYIDHNTRTTQWEDPRLSNPNIAGQAVPYSRDYKQKYEYFKSHIRKPTNVPNKLEIRIRRTSILEDSYRIISSVTKTDLLKTKLWVEFEGETGLDYGGLAREWFYLLSKEMFNPYYGLFEYSAMDNYTLQINNGSGLCNEEHLSYFKFIGRIAGMAVYHGKLLDAFFIRPFYKMMLQKPIDLKDMESVDTEYYNSLMWIKENDPRILELTFCLDDDVLGQKSQHDLKPGGANIDVTNENKDEYIKLVIEWRFVARVKEQMSSFLDGFGSIIPLNLIKIFDEHELELLMCGIQNIDVKDWRENTLYKGDYHMNHIIIQWFWRAVLSFSNEMRSRLLQFVTGTSRVPMNGFKELYGSNGPQMFTIEKWGTPNNFPRAHTCFNRLDLPPYEGYLQLKDKLIKAIEGSQGFAGVD, encoded by the exons AACGACTCTGGCGACTCGTGTCATCTGCGGATTGTGGTGCTCAGCGGCCAGTCCCTGGCCAAGAAGGACATATTCGGCGCCAG CGATCCATATGTCCGAATCGATTTGAACACAATCAATGGTGATATTAATATTGACTCGGTtttgacaaaaacaaaaaagaag ACACTGAATCCATCCTGGAACGAGGAGTTCATATTCAGA GTGAAACCCTCTGAGCATAAGCTTGTCTTTCAAGTATTCGACGAGAATCGGCTGACTCGCGACGACTTTCTGGGCATGGTCGAGCTCACGCTGGTCAATCTGCCCACAGAGCAGGAGGGTCGCACGATCGGCGACCAAGGCTACACTCTGCGTCCGCGCAGGTCAGTAGG CGCCAAATCCCGCATCAAGGGCTATCTGAAGATCTATCACGCCTTCATCCGTGAGACGCGCGAACAGAGCGAGCCCTCGAGCAGCAACAGCGATGGGGAATGGGAGCATGTGGAGGCCACCAATGCCAGCGACACGTCAGCGCAGCCG CACCCGTTTCCTACTGGCGGCAATGATGCCTTGCCCGCCGGCTGGGAGGAGCGACAGGATGCCAATGGGCGCACATATTATGTGAATCATACGGCAAGGACGACGCAATGGGAGAGACCCACTGT TTTGAATAGCAACAGTGGCCAGTCGGCTGATCAACTGGCCTCGGATTTCCAGCGACGTTTTCACATCAGCGTGGACGAAACGGAGACTGGACGCTCGGCG AACGAAGACAACGATCACACAGACAGCCACAATTCCTCAGAGATCTCAGCTCCGCCCACCCGACGCAATTCCGAGGAAGACAATGCGGCTGTGCCACCACAGGATCAA AATGCTGGCGGCGAGGAGGAGGCACTGCCACCGCGCTGGTCCATGCAAGTGGCGCCCAACGGCCGCACTTTCTTCATTGACCATGCCTCGCGCCGCACCACCTGGATAGATCCACGCAATGGACGGGCCAGTCCCATGCCAAACCAGACACGACGCGTCGAGGACGACCTGGGACCCTTGCCGGAGGGCTGGGAGGAGCGTGTGCATACGGATGGGCGTGTATTCTACATAGATCACA ATACACGCACCACACAGTGGGAGGATCCACGTTTGTCCAATCCAAACATTGCCGGACAGGCGGTGCCCTATTCGAGGGATTACAAACAGAAATACGAGTATTTCAAGAGTCACATTAGAAAGCCT ACAAACGTACCAAATAAACTGGAAATACGCATTCGCCGTACATCCATATTGGAGGACTCGTACCGAATCATCAGTTCGGTGACAAAAACAGATCTACTGAAGACTAAGTTGTGGGTGGAATTTGAGGGAGAGACTGGTTTAG ATTACGGTGGCCTTGCTAGGGAGTGGTTCTATTTACTATCCAAAGAAATGTTTAATCCATACTACGGACTATTTGAGTACTCGGCGATGGATAACTACACATTGCAAATCAACAACGGCAGCGGTTTGTGCAACGAGGAGCATTTAAGTTACTTCAA ATTCATTGGACGGATTGCTGGCATGGCTGTATATCATGGCAAGCTGCTGGATGCCTTCTTTATTCGTCCTTTCTACAAGATGATGCTGCAAAAGCCCATCGACCTGAAGGACATGGAGTCTGTGGACACGGAGTACTACAACTCTTTGATGTGGATCAAGGAGAACGATCCGCGCATTCTGGAGCTGACATTCTGCCTGGACGATGATGTGCTCGGCCAGAAGAGCCAGCACGATCTGAAGCCTGGTGGCGCCAACATAGACGTGACCAATGAGAACAAAGACGAGTACATCAA GCTCGTCATTGAATGGCGCTTTGTCGCGCGCGTCAAGGAACAAATGTCGTCCTTTCTCGACGGCTTTGGCTCGATTATTCCCCTGAATCTGATAAAGATCTTCGATGAgcacgagctggagctgctAATGTGCGGCATCCAGAACATCGATGTCAAGGACTGGCGCGAGAATACGCTGTACAAGGGCGACTATCACATGAATCACATTATTATCCAATGGTTCTGGCGCGCCGTTCTCTCCTTTTCCAACGAGATGCGCTCTCGCCTCCTACAGTTCGTGACCGGCACCTCACGCGTGCCCATGAACGGTTTCAAAGAGCTGTACGGCTCGAATGGCCCACAGATGTTCACCATCGAGAAGTGGGGCACACCCAACAACTTTCCACGGGCACACACTTG CTTTAATCGCCTGGACCTGCCGCCCTATGAGGGCTACCTGCAGCTGAAGGACAAGCTGATCAAGGCCATTGAGGGCAGTCAAGGCTTCGCGGGTGTTGATTAA
- the LOC108151384 gene encoding E3 ubiquitin-protein ligase Nedd-4 isoform X11, whose protein sequence is MSARSSGSVAAVAAMSAAASSSSAAASGGDVPRPPPRRRAASVAGQQQTRQEFGNGHTPRRSLAAVNDSGDSCHLRIVVLSGQSLAKKDIFGASDPYVRIDLNTINGDINIDSVLTKTKKKTLNPSWNEEFIFRVKPSEHKLVFQVFDENRLTRDDFLGMVELTLVNLPTEQEGRTIGDQGYTLRPRRSVGSAKSRIKGYLKIYHAFIRETREQSEPSSSNSDGEWEHVEATNASDTSAQPHPFPTGGNDALPAGWEERQDANGRTYYVNHTARTTQWERPTVLNSNSGQSADQLASDFQRRFHISVDETETGRSANAGGEEEALPPRWSMQVAPNGRTFFIDHASRRTTWIDPRNGRASPMPNQTRRVEDDLGPLPEGWEERVHTDGRVFYIDHNTRTTQWEDPRLSNPNIAGQAVPYSRDYKQKYEYFKSHIRKPTNVPNKLEIRIRRTSILEDSYRIISSVTKTDLLKTKLWVEFEGETGLDYGGLAREWFYLLSKEMFNPYYGLFEYSAMDNYTLQINNGSGLCNEEHLSYFKFIGRIAGMAVYHGKLLDAFFIRPFYKMMLQKPIDLKDMESVDTEYYNSLMWIKENDPRILELTFCLDDDVLGQKSQHDLKPGGANIDVTNENKDEYIKLVIEWRFVARVKEQMSSFLDGFGSIIPLNLIKIFDEHELELLMCGIQNIDVKDWRENTLYKGDYHMNHIIIQWFWRAVLSFSNEMRSRLLQFVTGTSRVPMNGFKELYGSNGPQMFTIEKWGTPNNFPRAHTCFNRLDLPPYEGYLQLKDKLIKAIEGSQGFAGVD, encoded by the exons AACGACTCTGGCGACTCGTGTCATCTGCGGATTGTGGTGCTCAGCGGCCAGTCCCTGGCCAAGAAGGACATATTCGGCGCCAG CGATCCATATGTCCGAATCGATTTGAACACAATCAATGGTGATATTAATATTGACTCGGTtttgacaaaaacaaaaaagaag ACACTGAATCCATCCTGGAACGAGGAGTTCATATTCAGA GTGAAACCCTCTGAGCATAAGCTTGTCTTTCAAGTATTCGACGAGAATCGGCTGACTCGCGACGACTTTCTGGGCATGGTCGAGCTCACGCTGGTCAATCTGCCCACAGAGCAGGAGGGTCGCACGATCGGCGACCAAGGCTACACTCTGCGTCCGCGCAGGTCAGTAGG CAGCGCCAAATCCCGCATCAAGGGCTATCTGAAGATCTATCACGCCTTCATCCGTGAGACGCGCGAACAGAGCGAGCCCTCGAGCAGCAACAGCGATGGGGAATGGGAGCATGTGGAGGCCACCAATGCCAGCGACACGTCAGCGCAGCCG CACCCGTTTCCTACTGGCGGCAATGATGCCTTGCCCGCCGGCTGGGAGGAGCGACAGGATGCCAATGGGCGCACATATTATGTGAATCATACGGCAAGGACGACGCAATGGGAGAGACCCACTGT TTTGAATAGCAACAGTGGCCAGTCGGCTGATCAACTGGCCTCGGATTTCCAGCGACGTTTTCACATCAGCGTGGACGAAACGGAGACTGGACGCTCGGCG AATGCTGGCGGCGAGGAGGAGGCACTGCCACCGCGCTGGTCCATGCAAGTGGCGCCCAACGGCCGCACTTTCTTCATTGACCATGCCTCGCGCCGCACCACCTGGATAGATCCACGCAATGGACGGGCCAGTCCCATGCCAAACCAGACACGACGCGTCGAGGACGACCTGGGACCCTTGCCGGAGGGCTGGGAGGAGCGTGTGCATACGGATGGGCGTGTATTCTACATAGATCACA ATACACGCACCACACAGTGGGAGGATCCACGTTTGTCCAATCCAAACATTGCCGGACAGGCGGTGCCCTATTCGAGGGATTACAAACAGAAATACGAGTATTTCAAGAGTCACATTAGAAAGCCT ACAAACGTACCAAATAAACTGGAAATACGCATTCGCCGTACATCCATATTGGAGGACTCGTACCGAATCATCAGTTCGGTGACAAAAACAGATCTACTGAAGACTAAGTTGTGGGTGGAATTTGAGGGAGAGACTGGTTTAG ATTACGGTGGCCTTGCTAGGGAGTGGTTCTATTTACTATCCAAAGAAATGTTTAATCCATACTACGGACTATTTGAGTACTCGGCGATGGATAACTACACATTGCAAATCAACAACGGCAGCGGTTTGTGCAACGAGGAGCATTTAAGTTACTTCAA ATTCATTGGACGGATTGCTGGCATGGCTGTATATCATGGCAAGCTGCTGGATGCCTTCTTTATTCGTCCTTTCTACAAGATGATGCTGCAAAAGCCCATCGACCTGAAGGACATGGAGTCTGTGGACACGGAGTACTACAACTCTTTGATGTGGATCAAGGAGAACGATCCGCGCATTCTGGAGCTGACATTCTGCCTGGACGATGATGTGCTCGGCCAGAAGAGCCAGCACGATCTGAAGCCTGGTGGCGCCAACATAGACGTGACCAATGAGAACAAAGACGAGTACATCAA GCTCGTCATTGAATGGCGCTTTGTCGCGCGCGTCAAGGAACAAATGTCGTCCTTTCTCGACGGCTTTGGCTCGATTATTCCCCTGAATCTGATAAAGATCTTCGATGAgcacgagctggagctgctAATGTGCGGCATCCAGAACATCGATGTCAAGGACTGGCGCGAGAATACGCTGTACAAGGGCGACTATCACATGAATCACATTATTATCCAATGGTTCTGGCGCGCCGTTCTCTCCTTTTCCAACGAGATGCGCTCTCGCCTCCTACAGTTCGTGACCGGCACCTCACGCGTGCCCATGAACGGTTTCAAAGAGCTGTACGGCTCGAATGGCCCACAGATGTTCACCATCGAGAAGTGGGGCACACCCAACAACTTTCCACGGGCACACACTTG CTTTAATCGCCTGGACCTGCCGCCCTATGAGGGCTACCTGCAGCTGAAGGACAAGCTGATCAAGGCCATTGAGGGCAGTCAAGGCTTCGCGGGTGTTGATTAA
- the LOC108151384 gene encoding E3 ubiquitin-protein ligase Nedd-4 isoform X7, translating into MAESTTTSPSGTSEDGQIHGYNNSDNDSGDSCHLRIVVLSGQSLAKKDIFGASDPYVRIDLNTINGDINIDSVLTKTKKKTLNPSWNEEFIFRVKPSEHKLVFQVFDENRLTRDDFLGMVELTLVNLPTEQEGRTIGDQGYTLRPRRSVGSAKSRIKGYLKIYHAFIRETREQSEPSSSNSDGEWEHVEATNASDTSAQPHPFPTGGNDALPAGWEERQDANGRTYYVNHTARTTQWERPTVLNSNSGQSADQLASDFQRRFHISVDETETGRSADAVSRNSLEDESTAVNTPEATTPTTISSPNTTPTIHNENNGNGSGNMLIDPTQDTTSFVYNSLRHPVAARPPEISATSLQNDLRPVRQAPDVPDIAMTTILTRRAIDNMAYNLGRHEQEHNQQQQQQQRQQRRRQQMQLHIQQHQQRQQQQNRQLNEDNDHTDSHNSSEISAPPTRRNSEEDNAAVPPQDQNAGGEEEALPPRWSMQVAPNGRTFFIDHASRRTTWIDPRNGRASPMPNQTRRVEDDLGPLPEGWEERVHTDGRVFYIDHNTRTTQWEDPRLSNPNIAGQAVPYSRDYKQKYEYFKSHIRKPTNVPNKLEIRIRRTSILEDSYRIISSVTKTDLLKTKLWVEFEGETGLDYGGLAREWFYLLSKEMFNPYYGLFEYSAMDNYTLQINNGSGLCNEEHLSYFKFIGRIAGMAVYHGKLLDAFFIRPFYKMMLQKPIDLKDMESVDTEYYNSLMWIKENDPRILELTFCLDDDVLGQKSQHDLKPGGANIDVTNENKDEYIKLVIEWRFVARVKEQMSSFLDGFGSIIPLNLIKIFDEHELELLMCGIQNIDVKDWRENTLYKGDYHMNHIIIQWFWRAVLSFSNEMRSRLLQFVTGTSRVPMNGFKELYGSNGPQMFTIEKWGTPNNFPRAHTCFNRLDLPPYEGYLQLKDKLIKAIEGSQGFAGVD; encoded by the exons AACGACTCTGGCGACTCGTGTCATCTGCGGATTGTGGTGCTCAGCGGCCAGTCCCTGGCCAAGAAGGACATATTCGGCGCCAG CGATCCATATGTCCGAATCGATTTGAACACAATCAATGGTGATATTAATATTGACTCGGTtttgacaaaaacaaaaaagaag ACACTGAATCCATCCTGGAACGAGGAGTTCATATTCAGA GTGAAACCCTCTGAGCATAAGCTTGTCTTTCAAGTATTCGACGAGAATCGGCTGACTCGCGACGACTTTCTGGGCATGGTCGAGCTCACGCTGGTCAATCTGCCCACAGAGCAGGAGGGTCGCACGATCGGCGACCAAGGCTACACTCTGCGTCCGCGCAGGTCAGTAGG CAGCGCCAAATCCCGCATCAAGGGCTATCTGAAGATCTATCACGCCTTCATCCGTGAGACGCGCGAACAGAGCGAGCCCTCGAGCAGCAACAGCGATGGGGAATGGGAGCATGTGGAGGCCACCAATGCCAGCGACACGTCAGCGCAGCCG CACCCGTTTCCTACTGGCGGCAATGATGCCTTGCCCGCCGGCTGGGAGGAGCGACAGGATGCCAATGGGCGCACATATTATGTGAATCATACGGCAAGGACGACGCAATGGGAGAGACCCACTGT TTTGAATAGCAACAGTGGCCAGTCGGCTGATCAACTGGCCTCGGATTTCCAGCGACGTTTTCACATCAGCGTGGACGAAACGGAGACTGGACGCTCGGCG GATGCCGTCAGTCGCAATAGTTTAGAGGATGAAAGCACAGCAGTAAACACACCAGAAGCAACCACACCAACCACAATCTCATCACCAAACACCACACCAACGATCCACAACGAGaacaatggcaatggcagtgGGAATATGTTGATCGATCCGACACAGGATACAACCAG TTTTGTTTACAATTCCCTGCGACATCCTGTTGCCGCTAGGCCACCCGAAATCTCAGCCACCAGCTTGCAAAACGATTTGCGTCCGGTGCGCCAGGCGCCCGATGTACCAGACATTGCCATGACCACGATCCTGACACGGCGGGCCATCGACAACATGGCCTACAATCTGGGACGGCACGAGCAGGAGCAtaaccaacagcagcagcagcagcagcggcaacagcgGCGGCGCCAGCAAATGCAGCTGCAtatacagcagcaccagcagcggcaacagcagcagaacagACAATTG AACGAAGACAACGATCACACAGACAGCCACAATTCCTCAGAGATCTCAGCTCCGCCCACCCGACGCAATTCCGAGGAAGACAATGCGGCTGTGCCACCACAGGATCAA AATGCTGGCGGCGAGGAGGAGGCACTGCCACCGCGCTGGTCCATGCAAGTGGCGCCCAACGGCCGCACTTTCTTCATTGACCATGCCTCGCGCCGCACCACCTGGATAGATCCACGCAATGGACGGGCCAGTCCCATGCCAAACCAGACACGACGCGTCGAGGACGACCTGGGACCCTTGCCGGAGGGCTGGGAGGAGCGTGTGCATACGGATGGGCGTGTATTCTACATAGATCACA ATACACGCACCACACAGTGGGAGGATCCACGTTTGTCCAATCCAAACATTGCCGGACAGGCGGTGCCCTATTCGAGGGATTACAAACAGAAATACGAGTATTTCAAGAGTCACATTAGAAAGCCT ACAAACGTACCAAATAAACTGGAAATACGCATTCGCCGTACATCCATATTGGAGGACTCGTACCGAATCATCAGTTCGGTGACAAAAACAGATCTACTGAAGACTAAGTTGTGGGTGGAATTTGAGGGAGAGACTGGTTTAG ATTACGGTGGCCTTGCTAGGGAGTGGTTCTATTTACTATCCAAAGAAATGTTTAATCCATACTACGGACTATTTGAGTACTCGGCGATGGATAACTACACATTGCAAATCAACAACGGCAGCGGTTTGTGCAACGAGGAGCATTTAAGTTACTTCAA ATTCATTGGACGGATTGCTGGCATGGCTGTATATCATGGCAAGCTGCTGGATGCCTTCTTTATTCGTCCTTTCTACAAGATGATGCTGCAAAAGCCCATCGACCTGAAGGACATGGAGTCTGTGGACACGGAGTACTACAACTCTTTGATGTGGATCAAGGAGAACGATCCGCGCATTCTGGAGCTGACATTCTGCCTGGACGATGATGTGCTCGGCCAGAAGAGCCAGCACGATCTGAAGCCTGGTGGCGCCAACATAGACGTGACCAATGAGAACAAAGACGAGTACATCAA GCTCGTCATTGAATGGCGCTTTGTCGCGCGCGTCAAGGAACAAATGTCGTCCTTTCTCGACGGCTTTGGCTCGATTATTCCCCTGAATCTGATAAAGATCTTCGATGAgcacgagctggagctgctAATGTGCGGCATCCAGAACATCGATGTCAAGGACTGGCGCGAGAATACGCTGTACAAGGGCGACTATCACATGAATCACATTATTATCCAATGGTTCTGGCGCGCCGTTCTCTCCTTTTCCAACGAGATGCGCTCTCGCCTCCTACAGTTCGTGACCGGCACCTCACGCGTGCCCATGAACGGTTTCAAAGAGCTGTACGGCTCGAATGGCCCACAGATGTTCACCATCGAGAAGTGGGGCACACCCAACAACTTTCCACGGGCACACACTTG CTTTAATCGCCTGGACCTGCCGCCCTATGAGGGCTACCTGCAGCTGAAGGACAAGCTGATCAAGGCCATTGAGGGCAGTCAAGGCTTCGCGGGTGTTGATTAA
- the LOC108151384 gene encoding E3 ubiquitin-protein ligase Nedd-4 isoform X13 has translation MGHGFSQGMDEQWAACSCTPVLCLNEDNDHTDSHNSSEISAPPTRRNSEEDNAAVPPQDQNAGGEEEALPPRWSMQVAPNGRTFFIDHASRRTTWIDPRNGRASPMPNQTRRVEDDLGPLPEGWEERVHTDGRVFYIDHNTRTTQWEDPRLSNPNIAGQAVPYSRDYKQKYEYFKSHIRKPTNVPNKLEIRIRRTSILEDSYRIISSVTKTDLLKTKLWVEFEGETGLDYGGLAREWFYLLSKEMFNPYYGLFEYSAMDNYTLQINNGSGLCNEEHLSYFKFIGRIAGMAVYHGKLLDAFFIRPFYKMMLQKPIDLKDMESVDTEYYNSLMWIKENDPRILELTFCLDDDVLGQKSQHDLKPGGANIDVTNENKDEYIKLVIEWRFVARVKEQMSSFLDGFGSIIPLNLIKIFDEHELELLMCGIQNIDVKDWRENTLYKGDYHMNHIIIQWFWRAVLSFSNEMRSRLLQFVTGTSRVPMNGFKELYGSNGPQMFTIEKWGTPNNFPRAHTCFNRLDLPPYEGYLQLKDKLIKAIEGSQGFAGVD, from the exons ATGGGGCATGGGTTCTCTCAAGGAATGGATGAGCAATGGGCCGCCTGTAGCTGTACACCCGTATTGTGTCTT AACGAAGACAACGATCACACAGACAGCCACAATTCCTCAGAGATCTCAGCTCCGCCCACCCGACGCAATTCCGAGGAAGACAATGCGGCTGTGCCACCACAGGATCAA AATGCTGGCGGCGAGGAGGAGGCACTGCCACCGCGCTGGTCCATGCAAGTGGCGCCCAACGGCCGCACTTTCTTCATTGACCATGCCTCGCGCCGCACCACCTGGATAGATCCACGCAATGGACGGGCCAGTCCCATGCCAAACCAGACACGACGCGTCGAGGACGACCTGGGACCCTTGCCGGAGGGCTGGGAGGAGCGTGTGCATACGGATGGGCGTGTATTCTACATAGATCACA ATACACGCACCACACAGTGGGAGGATCCACGTTTGTCCAATCCAAACATTGCCGGACAGGCGGTGCCCTATTCGAGGGATTACAAACAGAAATACGAGTATTTCAAGAGTCACATTAGAAAGCCT ACAAACGTACCAAATAAACTGGAAATACGCATTCGCCGTACATCCATATTGGAGGACTCGTACCGAATCATCAGTTCGGTGACAAAAACAGATCTACTGAAGACTAAGTTGTGGGTGGAATTTGAGGGAGAGACTGGTTTAG ATTACGGTGGCCTTGCTAGGGAGTGGTTCTATTTACTATCCAAAGAAATGTTTAATCCATACTACGGACTATTTGAGTACTCGGCGATGGATAACTACACATTGCAAATCAACAACGGCAGCGGTTTGTGCAACGAGGAGCATTTAAGTTACTTCAA ATTCATTGGACGGATTGCTGGCATGGCTGTATATCATGGCAAGCTGCTGGATGCCTTCTTTATTCGTCCTTTCTACAAGATGATGCTGCAAAAGCCCATCGACCTGAAGGACATGGAGTCTGTGGACACGGAGTACTACAACTCTTTGATGTGGATCAAGGAGAACGATCCGCGCATTCTGGAGCTGACATTCTGCCTGGACGATGATGTGCTCGGCCAGAAGAGCCAGCACGATCTGAAGCCTGGTGGCGCCAACATAGACGTGACCAATGAGAACAAAGACGAGTACATCAA GCTCGTCATTGAATGGCGCTTTGTCGCGCGCGTCAAGGAACAAATGTCGTCCTTTCTCGACGGCTTTGGCTCGATTATTCCCCTGAATCTGATAAAGATCTTCGATGAgcacgagctggagctgctAATGTGCGGCATCCAGAACATCGATGTCAAGGACTGGCGCGAGAATACGCTGTACAAGGGCGACTATCACATGAATCACATTATTATCCAATGGTTCTGGCGCGCCGTTCTCTCCTTTTCCAACGAGATGCGCTCTCGCCTCCTACAGTTCGTGACCGGCACCTCACGCGTGCCCATGAACGGTTTCAAAGAGCTGTACGGCTCGAATGGCCCACAGATGTTCACCATCGAGAAGTGGGGCACACCCAACAACTTTCCACGGGCACACACTTG CTTTAATCGCCTGGACCTGCCGCCCTATGAGGGCTACCTGCAGCTGAAGGACAAGCTGATCAAGGCCATTGAGGGCAGTCAAGGCTTCGCGGGTGTTGATTAA